The DNA sequence ttatgtgtgaaaatggaaattttcAAATGCGGCACAATTTCGTCAACagattcaattattttttgcattagttataatattgattcaacattaaaactcaaaaattGGCTCACAAAACTGAATGAATTGCTCGActttaagaaatactacttGGGAAATATAGatacaaaatttatagtactatactaATGTAATGGCAtgtattacaaaatatttggCGGAGTATAATCTTAAACTCACTTAAATCATAAGCtatttgatgtttttgttatctttttctcaattaattttatttataattcaatattaaattgtttgaataataaagtaattttcaaacttcatttaattaacttaattttattgaaacagaattataacataataaaaaaatctatgaTAAAAAGGCAGaattataaaatgtgaattcCACAGAATAgtgtatttaaaatttgaaataaattaagattttcgaatttgaatttttggacACATAAATAACGGGTTTTTCTTTTGCTATATTCTAAATTCTAATGATGCCCCACCTCAACTGTAGCCAACTTAATTGGTATATTTAAGAAATGGTTCCCACTTCCCATGACCTGACAAAGCAAATAAGAAATGGAGGAGAAGCAGCTTGATTCTGTGCTGGTGCCCTTAGGGTTGGCTCTATTTCTGGGCTATCATCTTTGGCTTCTCTTCACCATCATCCGCAGCCCTACAAGAACTGTCATCGGCATCAATTCTCAGACCCGCCATAAATGGGTCTTCTGCTTGATGGCTGTTACTTTTCTTCCTCTTTATTCCCTTTAATTtcccaaaacaaaaaacaatcattttgatttttcttaaaGGTTGATGATATGCAACTATATATTCTCTGCTGTGTATGAATTCATAAGCATATGGAGGTTTTTTAGAGTTTGGGAAAGTTGGGGAGGAGGGACTAATTAGGAATTACTATATAAAGTGAAAGTCACATGTTTAAGCATTCCAGTTTGTTGTGTTGTGATGGTGTATTAGTTTGGTAATTTACaaagaattttaaaactagtgtagtacaaaataagaatttgGTGAATGATTAGAAATTTAGATGCTAATAACCATAATTTTATGCTTGCAAGCTACGATAACAGACAGCATCTAGCGTTTGATCATTCTTAATCTCTTACCATCTTATGTTTGATAAATTGATAGGATCCACTCAAAAATGGTGTATTGGCCGTTCAAACGATACGGAACAACATAATGGCGTCGACGCTCTTGGCAACCACGGCCATCACCCTGAGCTCGCTGATAAGTGTATACGTCAGCAACAAGTCGAGCTCACCCTCATCCAAACTGATCTACGGGAACAAGTCCCCCGTCATGTCCTCTGTCAAGTTCTTCGCCATCTTGCTCTGCTTCCTCATGGCATTCCTCTGCAACGTGCAGTCCATAAGGTACTACGCGCACGTCAGCTTCCTTGCCACCGTGCCCACGTCCCAGGGCAGAAGGGACGCGATTGAGTACGTGGCGAGGAACTTGAACAGGGGGAGCTTCTTCTGGTCGCTGGGGCTGAGGGCTTTCTACTTGTCGTTCCCTCTCTTCCTCTGGGTGTTCGGGCCAATACCAATGTTCGTTTGCTGCTTCATTATGTCATTCGTTCTCTATTTCTTGGACACTACCACTACCTTCACTAGAGATCTGCACTCTCATTCTATCAAGCAGGAAGCCATTGCTGAAGATCTGTAGCCTGTACTTGTTCATGTGGCACATgaacctttttctttctagaCTGGTGTATAAATGCagaatttaataaaactattagaggtactttttttcattttaagctGTTAATGCTCATTTTCATTGAAGCAGTCTgttgaaaatgacaaaatgtgataAAAATACTTTACTCAATGAAGAAATGCAATATAATGAAACTCATGTGAATCCTTCAGAGcacatattataaaaactCAAACATGAGTAGACACAGAAAAAAATCCAGACATAATTATGTGTATATGAAGCTAGAATTGGCAAAATCCCAAATGATCAAAAAACATAGTCAAAATATTTCCACACAATTATGAGTATCTCATTCCTAGTATCGGCCGCCGATACCCCAAACTCGGATGACGCCATCGGTGTAACCACTGAAAAGGGTGCTTCCATCAGCTTTCCAGCCAAGACTGGTGCAGTATATGACCTACAGCAAACGATTACAAATGAGCTTAATTTACAGTCAAAACCATAAATTCATACATTTAATTGACACAACATTTCATGTGGCACATTAAAGTTTAAACTACTACACAAATTCAAGCCAAATTGCCTGTCAACTCTTATACATTGATTCAAAATAAAGAGCTTCAAAAAAGTTCCAACTCTTTTCCTGAATGAAACTATAATCATTTGAAAAGTATACACAATAAGCTTGTGGAACATAGTACAAAGGCTTGGCCATAAACTAAGACACTCTTAACAGAATGTATGGTGGATTTGAGGAGGACAAATGAGAACAGAGTGACTTCGGTTGCATGAATACTTGATGGTGTTTGAGTACATAAATGGTTACACCCTTCCCATTACCCTCGAATTCCAATAGAACAATAAATTCATATGTTAGACGAGACAAATTCTATGATGTAAAAAAGATTGTTACTAATCTCAGCACAAAAATAGGGACATGATTAAATGATCAGGCAGACAAAATTTAACACAACtcaaaaatatgataaacaagggATTATACCCTTCATATAAAATTTGCCATCTGTATTAGAACTGAAACTGCTCAAAATTCCATTGTGAGGTTCTAAAATACTCTACTAGCCAAATATTAACAACATGATAATCAGAAGAAGTACAAtcttaattatcaaaaaaatatctaaaattatcaaaaaaacaTGTTAATCTTTGATTATCTAGCCAAATCTCATAAAGGCAGGCAAAGATATATAGATGACAAAAAGCATGAACAAAACACATGACAAAATTCATAATgaacaaagaaataaaaactgaaaattgaCCTTATTTTTGCATGATTGCCCAGCATCATCTCTGGCCAGTTCACTCTCATGCTTCAAATCCACCTTCAGGTCCGCAACAACACTCTTGCTCTCCAAATCCCAAATTTTGATACCGGACTCGGTGGCAGCGCACAGCCAATACCTATTAGGGCTAAATGTGAGAGCATTAACAATCGAGCCAGCCTCCAACGAGTAGAGCATCTTCCCCTCCGACAGATCCCAAAGCAAAATCACACCATCCTTCCCCCCGCTCGCGCACAGAGATCCATCCGGCGACACCACCACTGTGTTAACATAACCAGTGTGTCCAGTCAGCGTGGCGCGGAGCTTGCAATTGGTCAAATTCCAGACCTTGACAGACTTATCCCACGAGCCCGAGACGACGGTGGGCTGGCTGTTGTCGGGGGAGAATCGGACGCAGGAGACCCAATCGGAGTGGGATTCGCCCTCCTGGATGGTGTACTTGCACTCCCCGAGCGTGTTCCAGAGCTTGATCGTGCGGTCGCGCGAGGCGGAGACGATCTGGCGGTTGTCGGCGGAGAAGGCGACGGAGAGGACGTCCTTGGCGTGGCCAACGAAGCGGCGGGCGGTTTCGCCGGTCTGGAGGTCCCAGAGGCGGAGCTCGGCGTCCCAGGAGGCGGAGAGGGCGAATTGGCCGTCGGAGGAGAGGACGACGTCCTGGACGAAGTGAGAGTGGCCGGTGAAGCGGCGGGTGGCGACGCCGAAGGAGGAGTCGTCCTTGGTGAGGGTCCAGAGGATTAGGGATTTGTCGCGGGAGGAGGTGACGATGGTGTCGGAGTTGTCGATTGGGGCGGCGATGGCCGTCACCCAGTCGGTGTGGCCGCGCATTGTGCCGCGGAGGACGAGCTGTTCCTGCCCCGTTGCCATGGCTGCTTCTGCTGCTGCTA is a window from the Salvia hispanica cultivar TCC Black 2014 chromosome 1, UniMelb_Shisp_WGS_1.0, whole genome shotgun sequence genome containing:
- the LOC125222031 gene encoding uncharacterized protein LOC125222031 isoform X2, which translates into the protein MEEKQLDSVLVPLGLALFLGYHLWLLFTIIRSPTRTVIGINSQTRHKWDPLKNGVLAVQTIRNNIMASTLLATTAITLSSLISVYVSNKSSSPSSKLIYGNKSPVMSSVKFFAILLCFLMAFLCNVQSIRYYAHVSFLATVPTSQGRRDAIEYVARNLNRGSFFWSLGLRAFYLSFPLFLWVFGPIPMFVCCFIMSFVLYFLDTTTTFTRDLHSHSIKQEAIAEDL
- the LOC125222031 gene encoding uncharacterized protein LOC125222031 isoform X1, producing MEEKQLDSVLVPLGLALFLGYHLWLLFTIIRSPTRTVIGINSQTRHKWVFCLMADPLKNGVLAVQTIRNNIMASTLLATTAITLSSLISVYVSNKSSSPSSKLIYGNKSPVMSSVKFFAILLCFLMAFLCNVQSIRYYAHVSFLATVPTSQGRRDAIEYVARNLNRGSFFWSLGLRAFYLSFPLFLWVFGPIPMFVCCFIMSFVLYFLDTTTTFTRDLHSHSIKQEAIAEDL
- the LOC125222023 gene encoding guanine nucleotide-binding protein subunit beta-like protein; its protein translation is MATGQEQLVLRGTMRGHTDWVTAIAAPIDNSDTIVTSSRDKSLILWTLTKDDSSFGVATRRFTGHSHFVQDVVLSSDGQFALSASWDAELRLWDLQTGETARRFVGHAKDVLSVAFSADNRQIVSASRDRTIKLWNTLGECKYTIQEGESHSDWVSCVRFSPDNSQPTVVSGSWDKSVKVWNLTNCKLRATLTGHTGYVNTVVVSPDGSLCASGGKDGVILLWDLSEGKMLYSLEAGSIVNALTFSPNRYWLCAATESGIKIWDLESKSVVADLKVDLKHESELARDDAGQSCKNKVIYCTSLGWKADGSTLFSGYTDGVIRVWGIGGRY